A single window of Oreochromis aureus strain Israel breed Guangdong linkage group 7, ZZ_aureus, whole genome shotgun sequence DNA harbors:
- the rad52 gene encoding DNA repair protein RAD52 homolog: MSSEETSSSASRCFGQLTYTAEEYQAVQDALRQKLGPEYISTRMAGGGQKVCYIEGHRVISLANEMFGYNGWSHSISQQNVDFVDLINGKFYVGVSAFVKVQLKDGSFHEDVGYGVSEGLKSKALSLEKARKEAVTDGMKRALKCFGNALGNCILDKEYLLAINKIPKQPPPPLDPARTKRTEGEPSVEKARFGSLLREDSLISAPVPVRTPLEPRIINQNQSHSEVHTPNAPDPAPGTKSENISSRSETHTDPKQLRKLRQQQLQQKFRREMEAKKLQQKQDRAKSEEAEVTIGQGSSEGAEAELRKSTSSRDVYLADDPELWDFTLYGIEDLDVPAAAPSPRGTRPSTPGNHQMQTRSKTPQRTADRPPEARPNSRGQEQAQYRPQQQNQYQGRPGEASSPYRQGQFMKKRRLDT, translated from the exons ATGTCCAGTGAGGAGACGAGCAGCTCTGCGTCCAGGTGCTTCGGACAG CTTACCTACACAGCTGAGGAGTACCAGGCGGTGCAAGATGCTCTGCGACAGAAGCTGGGACCAGAGTACATCAGCACTAGAATGGCCGGAGGAGGACAGAAG GTATGCTACATTGAAGGCCATCGTGTCATCAGCTTGGCCAATGAGATGTTTGGATACAATGGATGGTCTCACTCCATTTCCCAGCAGAACGTTG ATTTCGTAGACCTCATCAACGGGAAGTTTTACGTCGGTGTCAGCGCATTTGTTAAAGTGCAGCTCAAG GATGGATCGTTTCATGAGGATGTTGGCTATGGAGTCAGCGAAGGACTAAAGTCGAAAGCTCTGTCACTGGAAAAGGCGAGGAAGGAAGCAGTCACTGATGGCATGAAGAGAGCTCTGAA ATGTTTTGGTAATGCTCTTGGTAACTGCATCTTGGATAAAGAATACCTCCTAGCCATTAACAAGATCCCCAAGCAG CCACCACCTCCTCTAGATCCAGCCCGGACTAAGCGTACTGAAGGTGAGCCATCGGTGGAGAAGGCCCGGTTTGGCAGTCTGCTTCGAGAGGACAGTCTTATATCAGCACCAGTTCCTGTCAGGACGCCGCTGGAGCCCAGAATCATCAACCAGAATCAGAGTCATTCAGAAGTTCACACTCCCAATGCTCCCGACCCTGCACCTGGCACAAAGAGTGAGAACATCAGCTCCAG gtcagaaacacacacagaccctaaacagctgagaaaactcagacagcagcagcttcagcagaaGTTCAGGAGAGAGATGGAGGCCAAGAAGCTGCAGCAGAAGCAAGACCGAGCCAAATCTGAGGAGGCAGAGGTCACTATAGGACAAGGATCCAGTGAAG GTGCTGAAGCTGAACTCAGGAAGTCCACCAGCAGCAGAGATGTGTATTTAGCAG ATGACCCTGAGCTCTGGGATTTCACTCTTTATGGGATTGAGGATCTGGATGTCCCTGCGGCTGCCCCTTCGCCCAGAGGAACCCGGCCCAGCACGCCTGGGAATCATCAGATGCAGACGCGTAGTAAAACCCCTCAGAGGACCGCGGACAGGCCACCAGAGGCCCGGCCAAACAGCAGAGGACAGGAGCAGGCTCAGTACAGACCTCAGCAGCAGAACCAGTATCAGGGCAGACCAG GTGAAGCCTCGAGTCCATACAGACAAGGACAGTTCATGAAAAAACGCAGGCTGGACACCTGA